The following nucleotide sequence is from Chromobacterium rhizoryzae.
GTAAGGATTGTCCAGCCAGCGCGTCTCGCCGCGCGCGGTCAGGCGCGCGGCCAGCTTGTCCGCCAGCCGCGCGGCGCGGCGGCTCCAGGCCGGCGTATTCACCGGCAGGCCCAGCGGGAAACGCCAGTACGGCGCCAGCTGCGCCGGCTCGGCCTCCGTCTCCCGCCATTCGTTCCAGCGCGCGTCGATATGGGCCGGAATATTCAACAGCATGCGGCTTTGAAAACCCTCCAGCTTGCCGCCCAAGCGGCATTGCCGCTCCTGCTTGAACTCCGGCATCAGCGGCAGCCGATGATGCGTCAGCACCAGCCAACCCACCGCGGCGGCCAGCGGCGGCAGACGGGAAAACGGCGGTTCGCACGCCTCCCCCATGCCGTCCGCCTGCAAACGCGCCAGCCAGCTGGCGTGATCCTGCTCCGTCGGCTGCCGCAAGCGCGCCAGCCAGCCGGCGTCGTCGTCATCGCCGACAAAGGCCTGAAACAAGCGCAGCGACACCCACTCGTGGCGGTAGAGATTGCGCTCGCTCCGTTCGCCGCGCAGCCGTTGCTGAAACGCCTGGCTGGCCTTGCCCAGGTCGTGCAGCAAGGCCGCCAGGCCGGCCAGCAGCTGGATGTCCTCGCCGCTGTGCCAATCGTTCTCGTCCGCGCTGCGCAGCACATTGCGGCGGGTGCTGTGCGTGGGCGTGGCGCCGTCGGCATTGAAACGGCTGGCGTCGCCGACGATCCACAGCAGCTCGCTATGGTCCTGGCCGCGTATCCAGTGGCAGGCCACCGCGGTGTTCTTGCGCGCGCTCTGGCGCAGCAAGCGCCGCAGCGTGTCCAGCCCGGCCTGGGTGATCGGCGTTTGCCAGACGCGGTCGCCGCGGCGCTCGGCGAACTGGTCCAGGATCTGCCGGCTGCGCGTCAGCGCCTTCTTGTCGCATTGTGAAATCAGCAGGATATTCATGCCGCCCGCCCCCGCCGCTCGGCAATGTCCTTCAAGGTGTCGATGATGAAGTCCAGCGCCTCGCCGCGGGTCAGCGCCTCGATGCAGGCCTGGCGGAAAGTCTGCTCATCGTCGCCGCGCATCGCGGAAACAAAGGCCTGCGGCAGGATCAGCGCATCCTTGACCAGATCCGCCGCGTCGAACACCAGCCCGCCGCGCCGGGTCTTGCCGTGCAACACCGCCAGGCCGTGCGGCAAGCCCAGCACCCAGGCCGCGGTGGCGCCCAGGCCGTAAGCCAGGTAATTGCCGTGATCCAGAAAGGCGTTGGCCGGGTCCGTGCCGGCGCCGCGCTTGGCGCGGCTGAAATCGCCATAACCGGTGGCCTGCGCCGCCAAACGGAACAACAGCTTGGTCAGCCGCGCCTCCTCGGTCAGCAAATGCGCGTGGTCCGGCGCCTGGGCAATCGCCTGGCGCGAGGCCTGCAAGGCCGCCTCCAGGCCGGTCTCTTCCACCACGAAACCGGCTTCGCGCAAGGCGCGGCTGCCCAGCCAATGCCGCTGCAAACAGCCCAGCCGCGCCAGCTGCACATCCTTGGCCGCAGCCAGCCGCTGCGCGTCGTCAAACCAGAAACGCACCCAGTACTGCAGATACTCGGTGGGCCGGTACTCGCTTTGCGGCGCAAACCACGCCGCCTCCTGCTCCAACTCATTGGCGCTAAACAAGGGCGTGCCGCCCCCGCCGCAAAACCCCACCATCACCCCGGCCTTGGCCAGCTCCCGCATCGCCGCCTGCGTCACCGAGGTGCCAGTGCCCAGCAGGATGCAACTAGTGTTGGCGATGGGGATATTCCAGTACAGCGAAGCCTTGCCCGCGTCGGTGACGTACTCCACCCGCCCGCCGTTGACCAGCACCCGGCAGTGCTGCAGGTAGTAAAGATTGGCGCGCTTGGAATGCAGAATGGTCTTGAGATCAGACGGGGGAAAATCGGACACGGCGAGCCCTTCAGGATGGAACGCGACGGCATATCTTGCCATGGGCATGAACGGTGGGACAGCCTGCGCGGACTACCCTTTTTTTCAGCCCCCTGGTTCCGACATTTAAAAACAATGACTTAGCGACAATCTGGAAATTTGGGTCAACGCCGGAGGAATCGCTGCAAATGCCCGCGCCATAAGGACTATGAGCGGTGTAGACTCTAGTTCACTGCCGGATAGGCAGCTTAGAAACTACATATCCATCCGACCAATGCCCCATGACAGTTCACTGCCGGATAGGCAGCTTAGAAAATGTCGCATGTCCGGACGCGCGTGACAAACGAGTTCACTGCCGGATAGGCAGCTTAGAAATTACGTCAAGGTATTGATGCCGCTGACCAGCTGTTCACTGCCGGATAGGCAGCTTAGTAAAGTACCGGCTCGTTCACCCCGGGTAACTTCCTGGTTCACTGCCGGATAGGTAGCTTAGAAAGCCGGGCGGCGCCGTGGCGCCGATTGTCCAGAGTTCACTGCCGGATAGGCAGCTTAGAAAAGGCACGACACGTAGGGCACCGATGTTTCCATGTTCACTGCCGGATAGGCAGCTTAGAAAGCGACGTGATCTGGCTTAAGTGTGTCGGTCGTGTTCACTGCCGGATAGGCAGCTTAGAAAACTATGCAGCGCTGCAAGTGGGGCGTTTGGTCGTTCACTGCCGGATAGGCAGCTTAGAAAATCCAGTACTGAGGACACCATGAACAGCATCAGTTCACTGCCGGATAGGCAGCTTAGAAATATGGGCCGAGACAGGCAGCGGCCTGTTTCTCGTTCACTGCCGGATAGGCAGCTTAGAAATTCCCCGGCTGGATGATGGATCATGCCAGTCGGTTCACTGCCGGATAGGCAGCTTAGAAAACAGGTGCGATAGCCACTAAAACCCTACAATGGTTCACTGCCGGATAGGCAGCTTAGAAACCATAAGCCGGGCGATTTCTGGTTGTGCCGCCGTTCACTGCCGGATAGGCAGCTTAGAAAAGATCGTCAACGATGCACTGAATGAAGGCGACGTTCACTGCCGGATAGGCAGCTTAGAAAAACGGCATCATCAAAGTGCGCAACGTCGCCGGGTTCACTGCCGGATAGGCAGCTTAGAAAGGCTTGAGCACACGCCTAGTCTCTGTCAGCCAGTTCACTGCCGGATAGGCAGCTTAGAAAACCAACACCGGGTATCAAAGCGCGGCCACCAAGTTCACTGCCGGATAGGCAGCTTAGAAACGGGAGAGAACTGATCCTGGCGAGTTACCGCGTTCACTGCCAGCTAGCCCGCAAACAAAACGCTCCTGATGGGGCATTTTTCTTGATCTGCCGCCTGAACAAAGCCACTCCCAAAGGATAAAATATGCCAATAAAATCATCAAAGGAGTGGCCGTGGAATACATTGACTACGTCAATCAGGCATCCAAACTGATCTCGCCCCTCACCGCCATCATCTTGGGCGCGCTGCCGATACTGGCCATTCTGTTCGTGGTGCTGCGCACCCAGTCCTACCACATTCCCTTGACGCTGCTATGGCGCATCGTGGGCGGTAAGAAGGAAATCAACGACAAACTGCTGGCGGACTTTCTGGATGAAAGAAACGCCATCATGAAGTTCCGTACCCTGACCGGGCTTAAGATCCGCACCAAACAAGAAATGCTGACGCTGATCCAATGGGCGGCCAAGCACAACGAGGATATCGACGACATCAAACGCTGCGGGCATTACTTCAAGCTCAGCGAGCCCGGCAATATCACCTCGCCCAATAGGTTAGGCAGCATCGCCCTACTGCTAGCTGTTCTCGTGCTGGGCATCCTCACCGCCAGCGGTGTTGCCAGCACCGGCATAGACGACGGGCTCTATGCCACCACGGAAAGCAAGACCTGGTTCTTTGCCAGCAGCCAAAAAACCATCACCGGCTTATGGGGCAAGAACAAAATCAGTGAAAGCGACTGCGCCAAGGCCTCGCTCCCGGCCACGGGTTTCTCCCCTGACGACGCCCAAATTTTTTGCAAATTCTTCAAGCAGACCAATTACCCCAAGGCGATCAGCGACACCGTATCAAAGCAACGCATGCTGCTCTTATTTCTAAGCGCCTATACCGGTTTCTTCCTATTCCTAACCGTGCAGCCATTGCGCCGTTGTGTCAGTGCGAAGGAGATGATTCGTCGTCAAAAAGCACGCCAAGCGAAGCAGGAAGAAAGAGGCCAGCTCACCACTGAGCCTCTCCCCGCCGCAGCGGAGATGACGGCCCCGCTCCCGGCAAGCCACAAGCAAGCAGATCCTGCTGCCAGCGAATGAACAGTCTGACAGCATAGACAAAAACGCCGCTCACCCAGGGTGAACGGCGTTTTTCATCAAACCAGCGCGGCTCAAGCCAAGCGCCGCGCCAACTCCTCGCCTATCCTTCTCATCGGCTCCGGATCGCTCATGCCGAAGTGGTCGCAGTCCAGCTCCACGCACTCCAGCTTGCCGCCGAGGAAGGGCCGCCAATCTTCCGGCTTGGGCGCGTCTTCCGGGTGGATGCCGGCGCGGAACAGCAGCACGTCGCCGTCGTAAGGCGGGGTTTGGCTGTCGCGGAACAATTGCATGCCGTGCAGCGAGGCCGCGCCCAGCCGCTCCAGCGCGGCGCGGCCCAGCGGCGCCAGCGGGCTGCCGGGGCGTAGCAGGCGTTGGTAGATCGCCTCATTGTCCAACGGCTGGCCGTTTTCGTCGGCGTCCACTTCGCCGTTGACGCTGAGCACCGTCACCAGCGCGTCGTGCAATATCGGTTGCGGCCGGCCCTGCCAGCTGGCGGTCGGATAGCTGTCCATCAGCGCCGCCAGTTCCACGGTTTCGCCGGCGGCGCGCAGCTGCGCCGCCATCGCCTGCGCCAGCCCGCCGCCCAGGGACCAGCCCAGCAGCCGGTACGGCCCTTGCGGCTGGACCTCGCGCACGCGGGCTACGTAGTCCGCCACCATCGCGTCGAAGCTGGCTGGCTTGTCGCCGGTGATGCCGGTGGCTTGTAGGCCGTAGATGGCCACGCCGGGCAGGTGTTTGGCCAGGCCCAGATAACACCAGGACAGGCCTTCCGCCGGGTGCAGGCAGAACAGCGCCGGCAGCGCGCCGGGCTGGATGGTCAGCAGCGGCGCGAATTCCTGGCCTTCGCTGGCCGACGGCGGCCGGTGCGCGGCGGGCGCGCTCAGCGCCTGCGCCAGCGCCGCCACCGTGCTGTGGCTAAACAGCGCGGACACCGCCACTTCGCGGTTCAGGCGCTGCGCCAGCCGGTTGGCCACCTGGATGGCTTGCAGCGATTTGCCGCCCAGTTCGAAGAAGTTGGCGTGGCGGCTGGGCGGGGTGACGCCCAACACTTGCTGCCACACCTCCATCACCTGGCGTTCCAGCGGGCTGGCGTCTTCCGCCGCGGTTGGCGCTTGCGCTTCCATGCCGGCGGCCAGCTGCTTGCGGTCTATCTTGCCGTTGACGTTGCGCGGCAGGCTGTCCAGCCAGCGCCAGTGATCCGGGATCGCCGCCGCCGGCAGCACCTCGGCCAAGCGCGCGCGCATCGCCGCCGGCTCGGTCTCGCCGCCGCTGAGGAAGGCGGCCAGGGTATAGCCGCCGCCAGCCAGCGGCAGGCCCACCACCGCCGCCTCGCGCACCTCCGGGCAGGCCAGCAGCGCGTTTTCGATTTCGGCCGGGTCGATGCGCAGGCCGCTGATCTTCATTTCATGGTCCAGCCGGCCCAGGAAGCGCAGCTGGCCGTCGCTCAGCCGCGCGCGGTCGCCGGTGCGGTAGGCGCGCGGCGCGCCGGGCAACGCGTCCAGCGTTACAAAGCGGCGCGCGGTCAGTTCTTCGCGGCCCAGGTAGCCGATGGCCAGCGCCTCGCCCAGCAGGCACAGTTCGCCGTCCTCGCCCTGCGCCACCGGCTGCAGGCACTCGTCCACGATGACGGCGCGCACGCCGGGGCGCGGCAGGCCGATGGGCACGCTGTCGCCGCCGTCCCACACCGCGCCGGGGCCGGACAGGATGGCGCTGGTGGCGATGATGGAGGCCTCGGTGGGTCCGTAGCTGTTGAGCAGCACGCTGCCCGGCAACAGCGCCTGCCAGCGGCCGGCGCGTTCCGGCAGCGCGGCTTCGCCGCCGATGATGGTCAGCCGCACGCTGGCCAGCTGCGCGGCCAGTTCCGGCTGCAAGGCGAAGGCCAGTTCGTGCCAGAAGGCGGTGGGCAGGTCCAGCACGCTGATGCGCTGGCGCGCCACCGCGGCGGCGAAGGCCGGCATGGATTCCAGCATCGCGTCGGTGCGCAGCACCAGGGTGCCGCCATGGCACAGCGCCAGGAAGATTTCCTCGATGCTGGCGTCAAAGTGCAGCGGCGCGAATTGCAGAATGCGTTCGTCGGCGCCGATGCGGTACAGCTGGCCGGCGCTGCTGACGAACTGTGCCAGCGCGCCGTGGCTGACCAGCACGCCGTTGGGCTTGCCGGTGGAGCCGGAGGTGTAGAGCAGATAAGCGGCTTGGCCGGCTTCCGGCGCCGGGTCCGCGGCGGCCAGCGCGTCCTGTTGCGGCGGCAGGTCCAGACATAGCGCCGGCACGGCGCCCAAGAGCGGACGCCAGGCGTTCAGGGTGACGGCCAACCGCGGCTGCGCGTCGTCCAGCACCATGGCCAGCCGCGTCGGCGGGCCGTGCGGGTCCAGCGGCACATAGCAGCCGCCGGCCCACAGCGTGGCCAGGATGGCGACGATGGCTTCCGGGCTGCGCGGCAGCACGATGGCCACCCGTTCCTCCGCCTGCAGGCCGGCGGCTTGCAAGCGGCCGGCCAGTTGCAGCACGCGCTGCAACAGCTCGCGGTAGGACAGGCGCTCGCCGTCCTGTTCCAGCGCCGTCGCGTCCGGCCGCGCGGCGGCGGCGGCGCGGATCAGGCTCAGCACCTCCAGCGGTTCGCGCTCCAGCGCTGCGCCGTCCAGCACGCTCAGCGGCGGCAGCTCCGGCAGCAACTCGCTCAACGCGGCGTCCGGCGCGCGGCCGGCCCAGGCGTCCAGCCAGGCCAGCAAATCGTCGCGCAGGCCGTCCAGCTCCGCCTGCGGGTAAGCGTTGGGGTTGGCTTCCAGGCACAGCCGCCATTCGGTGTTCAACAGGCTGAAATTGATCGACACATCTTCCACCGGGCCGGAACCCAGCGGCAGCACCCGGCTGTCCAGGCCGGCGAACGGCGCGCGGCGGTCGAAGGGCATCAGGTTCACCACCGCGCCGAACAAGCGCTGCTGGCCGCCAACGCGCGCCAGATCGCCGCGCAGCTGCTCGTAGCGATAGCGCTGATGCGGCCGGATCGCGCGCAGGCTGTCCGCCAGCTGGCGGCTCAGCTCCGCCGCGCCCAGCTCTTCGTCCAGCCGCAGGCTCAGCGGCGCGATATTCATCGCCATGCACGGCACCGCCAGCGCCGGCGTGCCCAGGCGGTTCATCACCGGCAGACCCAGGGTCAGCGCGCGGCGGCCGCTGCGCTTGGCCAGCCAGGCACCCACCGCTGCCAGCAACCAGGCGCCCCAGTCCACGCCGTGCTGTTTGGCCGAAGCCTGCCAAGCGGCGATCTGCGCCGGGCTCAGCCATTGCTCGGCCTTGTTCACCCCGTCCGCCAGCAAGGCGGCGGGCGCCAGCGTGCTGGCCGCCGGCTGCCGGCCCTGGCGCTGCAGCCAGAAGGCGCGGTCCTGCGCGCAGGCCTCGCTGGCCTGGTAGGCGTGATCGGCGACGACGATCTTGTCCAGCGACCAATCCGCCAGCGGCGGCAGGGCCTGCTGCTTGACGCGGGCGCTGTAGCGCGCCGCCAGCGCCTGGCTCAGCAGGCCGTAGGCGAAGCCGTCCAGCGCGATATGGTGGGTCTGCAGATACCACCAGTGCCGCTCCGGCCCCAGCTTCAACAGCGCGCCCAGATAGAGCGCGTCCCGCGCCGGATCGCACGGCCGCGCCAGCGTCTGAGCCACCCAGGCGCGCGCCGCCGCTTCCGGTTCCGTTTCCGCGCTGAAGTCCAGGCAGGGTATCTCCGCCTGCGCGGCCACCGGCTGCTGCCACAGCTGGCTGCCGTCAAACTCAAAGCGCATGTTCAGCGCCGCGCAATTGGCCAACACCTCGGCGGCGCTGTCGCGCAAGGCGTCCAGGTTCAGCGCGCCGCGCAGCTCGGTGGCTTCGGCGGTGAGGTAACTCGGGTTGTCCGGGGAAAGTTGCTGTCCCATCCAGATGCCGTGCTGCGCGGCGCTGACGGGGAGGCGAGAAGCGGTCAAAGTCATAAGAAGGCGTGCCGTTGCGGTTCCATGCCAGCGCAATGATGCGTGGGCAGATCAAATGAGAGCAGCAATCTTACACTATAAATGGGAATGATTATCAATATTGAATTGATAAGCCTCACTACATAGCAAAGCACCTCACACCCTTCGCCTAAGTAGCAGGAACATTGAAGTACGGCACACCGCAGCAAGCATGCTTCACAGTGCCGCTAGCGGGCACATTGGCTAAACGCCCTTTGAGATTCTGATAGCTATGAATTAGCCAGTGAGTAAAGAATCGTAGCCAGTTCCGTCACCTCCAAGGCCCCGGAAGCGACATCCACCATAATGTCTTCCAGCTTGGCACTACGCAGAATCACCACGCCTTGCAAGTCCAGATAAGTCAGCGCCGTCACCAGCGCGGTCCGTTTATTGGCGTCATTGAAGCAATGGCCGCGAGCAATGGCCACCGCATACATGGCGGCGATATCGAAGATATCCTCCATCCCCTCATAGCGGATCTTGTTATCCACTCGCGCCAACGCGCCCTCCAGCGGCCCAATGTCATGCATGCCCGCCAACCCTGGCTCCATCTCCAAAATGGCATCATGCAACTGCACCACCACGCGTGGATTGATCATCGATCCGCCAACGCCTTGATCACTTTTTTGTGGCGCTGAATCACCCGCTTGGCCGCAGTCTTGACAATGCGCACGCCGGGTTCACCGCTCAAATCCAGCTCTACCGGCTTGACCGGCCCTTTGCGCGCCTTCAGCACAATCCCATAGTTTTTAGCTGTTTTGCTCATCATTACTTTCCTTCAAGCCGAAGCCATTTTTGCTGAATAGACCTGTAGGAACATCAACCAGTCTGGGCAAGAGAAATGAGCACCTCATCCCGCAGAGAACAGCAGTCTGGCGTGGGATGGTGTGGTACCACTCTTTCCTAAATTGTCTATTCGGCAGTGAACATCACTGCTGGCAAAGGGTGACCGCCGAGCTTTTTCTAAGCTGCCTATCCGACAGAGAACATACGGGGTAGATGAACAGTAGGTTTATTCCGTTACTTAAGCTGCCTATCCGGCAGCACGCCATACAAGTCTAACAGCTTCCACAGCAGACAAATCGATATCACATGGCAGCACCATCCCGCCGAACACATGACTTAACCGCCTGAGTTCAGCACACCAGACCCCCTGCTCCACCCCCGCCTGATACAGGTCAAGTAAATCCCGACCACTGTCCATACCAATATCACCTGCTCGCAGGCACACTAGATAGATGGCATGCCAAACGGATGGACGTAAAAAAGGCCAGTCGCTTGCGCGCTGGCCGGTCTGAGCTGCCTATCCGGCAGAGAACTGAAATGAAAGTTTCAGTTGGACTATTTCTAAGCTGCCTTATGCCGGCAGTGGCGCCGATGTTACAAGTCGCCACTGCTCATTAACGATAAATGTCACTTTAACTAGGTAAAAAAATGGCGGATGTCGGTGTTGCGCAAGCGCGTGACAAAGTTGGAAGACCGGCTCACACCCATCCCTATCCCTTGCAAAACAGGAGGATGCGCATGCAATGAAGCACCGACCCAAGGCCCCGGCAGCCCAATCGCGCCGGGGCCGCACTGCTGTTTGTTCCTGATTTTGATCCAAGGACCAGCCATGCCCCCTACCCTCACGCCCCGCGCCGCAGCACTACGCGCCTTGATGACCGACTTCATCCGGCAACGGCGCGACGATAAGTTGAACAAGCTCGCGCCCGACGACGACGCCAAGCGCGAAGCGCTGCTGGCCAATTATCAACCGACAACTTGGCTCTCAAACCTCGTTCAACGGGCCCTCGAGGTTCAGTTTGTCACCCACCTGCTAAAAGCTACTCATCCCGATATCAAAATTACCGAAGCAACTAACCTTTATTGCTATCCAAACAAACTCCCACCTCATCAAGAAGTTGGTAGTCATCTACTTGGCCCTACATTCAACAATGACCTCACTGGCAATGCAGCCATTTCCTCAGCGTTTTACAAATTCTTAGAACAAAAGTTTGATGGTAAAGCCCTACTTGAATTGGCAACATCACGAGATAGCGACTTTGCCGCAGCACTTAGTAATGACTCAGAGCTATCCCAAAAATGGCTCGAGATTTTTGCAACACTACAGCAGCCTCGTATAAACCTCGCCAGCCACAGCCGCGCCAAGCAAGTGTATTGGCTGGTGGGTTACGAGCCGGCCAAGGACGAGCACTACCACCTACTGGCCCCGCTCTATCCCAGCGCGCTGGCGCAGCGACTGTACCAAACCATCCAGGAGCACCGCTTCGGCGAAGCCGCCAAGGCCGCGCGCCAGGCCCGCCGCGAACAGCGCGAGCATCCGCACGGCTATTGCGACTATCCGCAGTTGGCGGTGCAGAAACTGGGCGGCACCAAGCCGCAGAATATTTCCCAGCTCAATAGCGAACGCAAGGGCAATAACTATCTGCTGGCTTCCCTGCCGCCGCAGTGGCGAAGCCAGGGCCTGAAACCGCCGCTCAATAGCGAGGACGCGCTGCTGCGCTTTGGCCGCCGCAACGATGTGCGCCGGCTGGTCCGCCAACTGCGCGTCTTTCTGGAAAGCCAACCGCCTCAAAACAAAGATGCCCAAGATCGTCGTGACGATCTGGGCAATGCGCTGCTGGAGGAACTGCTGCTGTTCGGCAAGGAAATGCACGAAGGCCTGCCGCCCGGCTGGAGCGCGGACACGCGCTGCCGGCTGCCGGAATACCAGCAGCTGTGGCTGGACCCTTGGCGCGCCGATACCGACGCGGACTTTGCCGCGCGCTGGCACGGCGAGGACTGGCCGCTGGAAGTGGCCAAACGCTTCGGCCGCTGGCTGAACCAGCAATTCGACGCCAGCCCGCTGGAGATGGGCGACGCGGAATTCCACCATTGGGCGCGTGAGCTGGCCGGGGACCTGGGCTGGCAGGCCCTGCACGATCAAACCCGCCGCCAGCTGGCGGCCATGGCCAAGGAGCAAGCATGAGCACTCTGCCCGTGATCACCGGCCTGCTGAGCGTGCCCCGGCTGCGGGTGCAAAACGCCAACGCCATTTCCAGCCCCTTCACCTGGGGCTTTCCGGCCATTACCGCCTTCACCGGCCTGGCCCAGGCGCTGGAGCGCAAGCTGGCCGGCAGCCTGGATTTGCAGTTCGAGGCGGTGGGCGTGGTCTGCCACCATTACCAGGCGCAGACCAGCGGCGCGTACACCCAGGGTTTCCACCTCAGCCGCAACCCGGTGGACAAGGACGGCGCCACCGCCGCCATTGTGGAGGAAGGCCGCATCCATCTGGACATCAGTCTGCTGTTCGGCCTCACCGGCGAAGCACTGGCCGCGCCAGGGGAGCAGCTGCCGGAACTGGCGCGGCAAGTAACGGACACCCTGCACGGCATGCGCATTGCCGGCGGCAGCGTGACGCCGCCGCTGCCCGGCCGTCGCCGTCCCGCGCCGCAGTTGATGACCTTGAGCGAGGACGAGACGGAACAACGCGAGCAATTCCGCCAGCTGCGACGCAGCCTGCTGCCCGGCTTTGCGCTGGTGTCCCGCGACGATCTGCTGCAAAGCCACTTGGCCGCCTTGCGCGCCAGCCAGCCGCAAACAGACCTCTTCGACGCCTGGCTGGATCTGTCCCGCATCAACCACGCGCCTCACTGGCAGGAACAAGCGGACCCGACCGGCGGCGAGCCGCGCCGCACGCTGGAATGGCGCAGCCAACGCGGCCACAGCCAGGGCTGGACGGTGCCGATGCCGGTGGGCTACGGCGCGCTGTCCCCGCTCTACCCGGCCGGCAGCGTGGCCAACGCCCGCGACGCGCAGACGCCGTTCCGCTTTGTGGAAAGCCTGTATTCGCTGGGCGAATGGCTCAGCCCGCACCGGCTGCATGATGTCGGCCAGTTGCTGTGGTACGCCGACGACGACACCGCCAGCGGCTTGTACCGCTGCCGCAATGATTACGCCGCCACCTTGGAAATAGAAGACAGAAAGGAAGCCTCATGAGCACCGCACCGCTGAAAACCGCTACCGTATTGGCCTTTGAACGCAAGCTGGACCCGTCCGACGCCTTGTTTCACGCCGGCGACTGGCAACAGCGCGAGCAGCACGCCGGCTGGGAGCCGGTCAGGGTCATCGAAAAATCCGTGCGCGGCACCATTTCCAACCGCCTGAAAACCAAGGACCAGGACCCGGCCAAGCTGGACGCGCAGATTGAAAACCCCAATCTGCAAACCGTGGACGTGGCCGCGCTGCCGCACCACGCGGACACCTTGAAGATCAGCTTCACGCTGCGGGTACTGGGCAATGTCGGCGCGCCGTCCGCCTGCAACGACAGCGCCTACCAGGCCAAGCTGCGCGCCACCGTGGCCGGCTATGTGCAAGCTCACGGCTTTGCCGAGCTGGCGCGCCGCTATGCCTGCAACCTGGCCAACGGCCGCTTCCTGTGGCGCAACCGCGTGGGCGCGGAGCAGGTGGAAGTACGGGTGGCGCTGCTGGAGCAAGGCCAGCCGGCGCAGCAATGGCAGTTCGACGCGCTGGCGCTGTCCCTGCGCCACTTCGACCCCGGCAATCAGGCCGCCGCGCTGGAACAACTGGCCGCCGCCATCGCCGCCGGCCTGGCCGGCCAGCGCCATCTGCTGCTGCAAATCACCGCCTTTGCGCGGCTGGGCGCCGGCCAGGAGGTGTTCCCGTCGCAGGAGCTGATCCTGGACCGCAGCCGCGGCGACAAGAGCAAAACCCTGTACGCCATCGAGCAAGGCACGCTGAAAATCGCCGCCATCCACTCGCAGAAGCTGGGCAACGCCATCCGCACCATTGACGACTGGCACCCGGAAGCCGAACAGCTCGGCCCCATCGCGGTGGAGCCCTACGGCTCGGTCACCACGCTGGGCAAGGCCTGCCGCCAGCCCAAGGCCAAGTCCGACTTCTACACCCTGCTGGACAACTGGGTGCTGAAAGACCAGGCCCCGGCGCCGCATGATCAGCACTTTGTGCTGGCCACGCTGATCCGCGGCGGTGTGTTCGGCGCGGCGGAGTAAGCCATGGATCACTACCTGGACATCCGGCTACGCCCGGACCCGGAGTTTGCGCCCACGCTGCTGATGAACGCGCTGTTCGCCAAGCTGCACCGCGCGCTGAGCGAACAAGGCCGCGACGACATCGGCGTCAGCTTCCCGCGCGCGGCCCCGGCCGCCGCGCTGGGCGACACCCTGCGCCTGCACGGCGGCCACGCCGCCTTGCAGCGGCTGATGGCCGGCGACTGGCTTAGCGGCATGCGCGACCACATCGCGCTGGCCGCCATCCAGCCGGTGCCGCCGCAGGCGGAAGCCTGGCAGGTGCGGCGCAAGCAGGCCAAGACCAATCCGGACAAGGAGCGCCGCCGGCTGGTGCGGCGGCTGGGCATCAGCGCGGAAGAAGCCGCGCAGCGTTTCCCGGACAGCGCCGCCCGCCGGCTAACCCTGCCCTTCCTCACCCTCAACAGCGCCAGCACCGGCCAACGTTACCAGCTGCACATCGAGCAGCGCCCAGCCCCGGCCACCCACAGCGGCCGCTTC
It contains:
- the cas1f gene encoding type I-F CRISPR-associated endonuclease Cas1f; translated protein: MSDFPPSDLKTILHSKRANLYYLQHCRVLVNGGRVEYVTDAGKASLYWNIPIANTSCILLGTGTSVTQAAMRELAKAGVMVGFCGGGGTPLFSANELEQEAAWFAPQSEYRPTEYLQYWVRFWFDDAQRLAAAKDVQLARLGCLQRHWLGSRALREAGFVVEETGLEAALQASRQAIAQAPDHAHLLTEEARLTKLLFRLAAQATGYGDFSRAKRGAGTDPANAFLDHGNYLAYGLGATAAWVLGLPHGLAVLHGKTRRGGLVFDAADLVKDALILPQAFVSAMRGDDEQTFRQACIEALTRGEALDFIIDTLKDIAERRGRAA
- a CDS encoding DUF6216 family protein, encoding MEYIDYVNQASKLISPLTAIILGALPILAILFVVLRTQSYHIPLTLLWRIVGGKKEINDKLLADFLDERNAIMKFRTLTGLKIRTKQEMLTLIQWAAKHNEDIDDIKRCGHYFKLSEPGNITSPNRLGSIALLLAVLVLGILTASGVASTGIDDGLYATTESKTWFFASSQKTITGLWGKNKISESDCAKASLPATGFSPDDAQIFCKFFKQTNYPKAISDTVSKQRMLLLFLSAYTGFFLFLTVQPLRRCVSAKEMIRRQKARQAKQEERGQLTTEPLPAAAEMTAPLPASHKQADPAASE
- a CDS encoding non-ribosomal peptide synthetase yields the protein MTLTASRLPVSAAQHGIWMGQQLSPDNPSYLTAEATELRGALNLDALRDSAAEVLANCAALNMRFEFDGSQLWQQPVAAQAEIPCLDFSAETEPEAAARAWVAQTLARPCDPARDALYLGALLKLGPERHWWYLQTHHIALDGFAYGLLSQALAARYSARVKQQALPPLADWSLDKIVVADHAYQASEACAQDRAFWLQRQGRQPAASTLAPAALLADGVNKAEQWLSPAQIAAWQASAKQHGVDWGAWLLAAVGAWLAKRSGRRALTLGLPVMNRLGTPALAVPCMAMNIAPLSLRLDEELGAAELSRQLADSLRAIRPHQRYRYEQLRGDLARVGGQQRLFGAVVNLMPFDRRAPFAGLDSRVLPLGSGPVEDVSINFSLLNTEWRLCLEANPNAYPQAELDGLRDDLLAWLDAWAGRAPDAALSELLPELPPLSVLDGAALEREPLEVLSLIRAAAAARPDATALEQDGERLSYRELLQRVLQLAGRLQAAGLQAEERVAIVLPRSPEAIVAILATLWAGGCYVPLDPHGPPTRLAMVLDDAQPRLAVTLNAWRPLLGAVPALCLDLPPQQDALAAADPAPEAGQAAYLLYTSGSTGKPNGVLVSHGALAQFVSSAGQLYRIGADERILQFAPLHFDASIEEIFLALCHGGTLVLRTDAMLESMPAFAAAVARQRISVLDLPTAFWHELAFALQPELAAQLASVRLTIIGGEAALPERAGRWQALLPGSVLLNSYGPTEASIIATSAILSGPGAVWDGGDSVPIGLPRPGVRAVIVDECLQPVAQGEDGELCLLGEALAIGYLGREELTARRFVTLDALPGAPRAYRTGDRARLSDGQLRFLGRLDHEMKISGLRIDPAEIENALLACPEVREAAVVGLPLAGGGYTLAAFLSGGETEPAAMRARLAEVLPAAAIPDHWRWLDSLPRNVNGKIDRKQLAAGMEAQAPTAAEDASPLERQVMEVWQQVLGVTPPSRHANFFELGGKSLQAIQVANRLAQRLNREVAVSALFSHSTVAALAQALSAPAAHRPPSASEGQEFAPLLTIQPGALPALFCLHPAEGLSWCYLGLAKHLPGVAIYGLQATGITGDKPASFDAMVADYVARVREVQPQGPYRLLGWSLGGGLAQAMAAQLRAAGETVELAALMDSYPTASWQGRPQPILHDALVTVLSVNGEVDADENGQPLDNEAIYQRLLRPGSPLAPLGRAALERLGAASLHGMQLFRDSQTPPYDGDVLLFRAGIHPEDAPKPEDWRPFLGGKLECVELDCDHFGMSDPEPMRRIGEELARRLA
- a CDS encoding type II toxin-antitoxin system death-on-curing family toxin gives rise to the protein MINPRVVVQLHDAILEMEPGLAGMHDIGPLEGALARVDNKIRYEGMEDIFDIAAMYAVAIARGHCFNDANKRTALVTALTYLDLQGVVILRSAKLEDIMVDVASGALEVTELATILYSLANS